A single Oryzias melastigma strain HK-1 linkage group LG24, ASM292280v2, whole genome shotgun sequence DNA region contains:
- the LOC112158315 gene encoding sphingosine-1-phosphate phosphatase 1 gives MADVVVKRFVQMCNYLQDPCHVARFQHLCGVRGTFPEKRTKPDSGSPEPDRPGLRRRTQSSDDGAGSGHGGDAGVPQVNGLQGDDPSKPDALDGTARAKPLRRNSLTGDVGQEFLIHNKILFYLFTFGTELGNEMFFIIFFPFLLWNIDALVSRRLIVVWAWNLFVGQSTKDMVRWSRPASPPVVKVEVFYNTEYSMPSTHAMTGTAIPFCLFMLTYGRWQYPFLLGFSVALSWSVLVCVSRVYMGMHSILEVITGFLYSLLVLAFFCPILHKIDGYYMTGQLAPLVVIVSHVSLGLVAFSLDSWSTSRGDTAQALGTAAGAALASHMNYQLGLLTDPPLSSLPLSLPALSAGLVLRSLLRFLIGVAVLLLTRMIMKAVTIPFLCRLFGFPADDVRQARQQMRVELPYRYIVYGVVGFSCVFFVPQLFSIFNLA, from the exons ATGGCGGACGTGGTCGTGAAGAGGTTCGTGCAGATGTGTAATTATCTCCAGGACCCCTGCCATGTAGCGCGGTTTCAACATCTCTGCGGGGTCAGGGGCACGTTTCCGGAGAAACGGACCAAGCCGGACAGCGGAAGTCCGGAGCCGGACCGTCCCGGACTGAGGAGGAGGACGCAGAGCTCAGATGACGGAGCTGGGTCTGGACATGGAGGAGATGCCGGCGTGCCGCAGGTTAACGGACTGCAGGGCGACGATCCCAGCAAGCCGGATGCTCTAGACGGAACCGCCAGAGCCAAGCCCCTCCGGAGGAACTCCCTGACCGGGGATGTGGGTCAGGAGTTCCTGATCCACAACAAGATCCTCTTCTACCTGTTCACGTTTGGGACCGAGCTGGGCAACGAGatgttcttcatcatcttcttccCCTTCCTCCTGTGGAACATTGATGCCCTGGTGAGCAGGAGGCTCATCGTGGTATGGGCCTGGAACCTGTTTGTGGGACAGTCCACCAAAGACATGGTCCGCTGGTCCCGGCCGGCGTCCCCCCCTGTGGTGAAGGTGGAGGTCTTCTACAACACCGAGTACAGCATGCCCTCCACTCACGCCATGACAGGGACGGCCATCCCCTTCTGCCTCTTCATGCTGACCTACGGACGATGGCAG TACCCCTTCCTCCTGGGCTTCAGCGTGGCTCTGAGCTGGAGCGTCTTGGTCTGCGTGAGCCGAGTCTACATGGGCATGCACTCTATTCTG GAAGTGATCACCGGCTTCCTGTACAGCCTTCTGGTTCTCGCCTTCTTCTGTCCCATCTTGCACAAGATTGATGGCTACTACATGACGGGACAGCTCGCGCCGCTCGTGGTCATCGTGTCGCACGTCAGCCTGGGACTCGTGGCCTTCTCTCTGGATTCGTGGAGCACCTCTCGGGGCGACACGGCTCAAGCTCTGGGCACGGCGGCGGGCGCTGCGCTGGCCTCCCACATGAACTACCAGCTGGGGCTGCTGACAGACCCACCGCTGTCCTCGCTTCCTCTCAGTCTGCCGGCCCTCAGCGCCGGCTTGGTGCTGCGCTCGCTGCTGCGTTTCCTCATCGGAGTCGCCGTCCTGCTCCTCACCAGGATGATTATGAAGGCAGTGACCATCCCCTTCCTGTGCCGGTTGTTTGGGTTTCCGGCGGACGACGTCAGACAAGCCCGGCAGCAGATGCGAGTGGAGCTGCCGTATCGTTACATTGTCTACGGCGTCGTGGGCTTCAGTTGTGTGTTCTTCGTGCCTCAACTCTTTAGCATCTTCAACCTAGCATAA
- the abcd4 gene encoding ATP-binding cassette sub-family D member 4, translating into MPRLEKTGKETKRPKLDWRFVQRFCSIQKVLFPSWTSQSVLMFGTLLVVTLTEQLIIYQVGVLPSHFYNVLADKDSSGFRSLVGAAMVLIVLNSTLKSVDQYICNQMYVNWRRTLTESLHSAYFQGRVYYTLNVLREDIDNPDQRISQDAERLCKQMSSMASRLIVSPFTLSYYTYQCFHSTGWIGPVSIFGYFLVGTVANKILMGPIVSTLFEQEKLEGDFRFKHMQIRVNAESAAFFRAGKVEHMRTDRRLQALLQTQRSLINKELWLYIGVNTFDYLGGFLSYIIIAIPIFSGIYDGLSPGELSALISKNAFVCIYLINGFTQLIDLSTTLSDVAGYTHRIGELREVMDDILHTQCDYDPASGQSYDFDSDFNVHGGPVDTAFVVEHLSYKSPYSDQLLVEDLSLKISQGTHLLIVGNTGTGKTSLLRVLNRLWEADSGLVQMTTCFGPRGTLFLPQKPYLTDGTLREQIIYPLKDNYPASGSVDDDRIIRFLELAGVSSLLKRTGGLDEKVDWNWYDVLSPGEMQRLCFARLFYLQPQYAVLDEATSALTEEAEAQLYRTCKQLGMTLVSLGHRSSLEKYHDVQLRLCGGGRWELTKLKGASRSSDHNEEDM; encoded by the exons ATGCCTCGTCTAGAGAAAACCggaaaagagacaaaaag ACCAAAACTTGACTGGAGGTTTGTTCAGAGGTTCTGCAGCATCCAGAAGGTTCTGTTCCCATCATGGACCAGTCAGAGCGTTTTGATGTTTGGAACACTGCTGGTAGTCACTCTGACAG AGCAGCTGATCATTTACCAGGTGGGCGTCCTCCCCAGTCACTTCTACAATGTGCTGGCAGACAAAGATTCGTCTGGCTTCAGGAGCCTGGTGGGAGCAGCTATGGTGCTCATCGTACTTAACTCCACT CTGAAAAGTGTGGATCAGTATATTTGTAACCAGATGTATGTAAACTGGAGGAGGACGCTCACTGAGAGTCTCCACTCGGCCTACTTCCAGGGCAGAGTCTACTACACTCTCAATGTTCTCAGAGAGGACATAGATAATCC AGACCAGCGCATCAGTCAGGATGCGGAGCGACTGTGTAAGCAGATGAGCAGCATGGCCAGTCGCCTCATTGTCTCTCCGTTCACGCTGTCCTACTACACCTATCAGTGTTTTCAcag CACCGGCTGGATCGGTCCTGTGAGCATCTTTGGATACTTTCTAGTTGGAACTGTTGCCAATAAAATCCTCATGGGCCCGATCGTGTCTACTCTGTTTGAGCAGGAGAAACTGGAAGGAGACTTTAG ATTCAAACACATGCAAATTCGTGTCAACGCAGagtctgcagcttttttcaG AGCCGGTAAAGTGGAGCACATGAGGACAGACCGAAGGCTGCAGGCCCTGCTGCAGACGCAGAGGAGCCTCATAAACAAAGAGCTGTGGCTGTACA TCGGGGTGAACACCTTTGATTACCTGGGAGGTTTCCTGAGCTACATCATCATCGCCATTCCTATCTTCAGTGGTATTTATGATGGGCTCTCTCCTGGTGAACTTAGTGCTCTCATAAGTAag AATGCCTTTGTTTGCATCTACCTGATAAATGGATTCACACAGCTAATAGACCTGTCAACCACTCTGTCAGATGTGGCTGGATACACCCACAG GATTGGGGAGCTGAGGGAGGTGATGGATGACATACTGCACACACAGTGTGACTATGACCCCGCGTCAGGGCAAAGCTACGACTTTGACAG TGACTTTAATGTCCACGGAGGCCCTGTGGACACAGCCTTTGTTGTGGAGCATCTCTCATACAAATCGCCGTACTCAGACCAGCTGCTGGTGGAGGATCTGAGTCTGAAAATCAGCCAAGGAACCCATCTGCTGATTGTGGGGAACACGGGGACGGGGAAGACGTCGCTGCTGCGCGTCCTCAACCGCCTTTGGGAAGCAGACAGCG GTTTGGTTCAGATGACCACGTGTTTTGGGCCCAGGGGAACCCTCTTCCTCCCGCAGAAACCCTACCTGACGGACGGCACACTGCGGGAGCAG atAATCTACCCACTTAAAGACAACTATCCTGCGTCAG ggTCTGTGGATGATGACAGAATCATACGGTTTTTGGAGTTGGCTGGAGTG TCCAGTCTCCTGAAGCGGACTGGGGGTCTGGATGAGAAGGTGGACTGGAACTG GTATGACGTTCTGTCTCCCGGTGAAATGCAGCGCCTCTGTTTTGCTCGGCTCTTCTACTTGCAGCCGCAGTACGCAG TTTTAGACGAGGCCACCAGCGCTTTGACAGAAGAAGCAGAGGCACAGCTGTACCGCACATGCAAGCAGCTGGGCATGACGCTGGTCAGCCTGGGACACCGCAGCAGCTTGGAGAAG TACCACGACGTCCAGCTGAGGCTGTGCGGAGGAGGCCGCTGGGAGTTAACAAAGTTAAAAGGAGCGAGCAGGAGCTCTGATCACAACGAGGAAGACATGTGA